A part of Microbulbifer sp. MI-G genomic DNA contains:
- the mutY gene encoding A/G-specific adenine glycosylase — protein sequence MTPKQFQNAILKWFHKHGRKDLPWQQDITPYRVWVSEIMLQQTQVSAVIPYYARFMNSFPTLQTLANAPLEQVLAHWSGLGYYARARNLHKCAQTVQDQYNGEFPRNLDALTGLSGIGRSTAGAIASISMGMKASILDGNVKRVLARYHAVEGWPGRTAVANKLWQLAETYTPDTQGNLYTQAIMDLGATLCTRSTPNCHGCPLKKCCRAHAQGNPQTYPHKKPRQQKPTRSATMLLLEYAGQIYLEQRPAKGIWGGLWCPPQSDDTQDWLNQRRWRASTIQPLPPLRHTFTHFHLDISPVWVQLAKAPTQVAKRGVGWYKLRNLNRPRAAQEVGLPAPIVKLAKQLLALRAPLLTTTD from the coding sequence ATGACACCCAAGCAGTTCCAAAATGCCATTCTCAAATGGTTTCACAAACACGGGCGCAAGGATCTGCCCTGGCAGCAGGACATCACCCCCTACCGTGTCTGGGTTTCGGAAATCATGCTGCAACAGACCCAGGTCAGTGCAGTGATTCCCTACTATGCACGCTTTATGAACAGCTTCCCCACCCTGCAAACCCTGGCCAACGCACCTCTGGAACAAGTGCTGGCCCACTGGAGCGGCCTCGGATACTATGCCCGCGCTCGCAATCTGCACAAATGCGCGCAGACCGTACAGGATCAATACAATGGCGAGTTCCCCCGCAACCTGGATGCCCTCACCGGGCTCAGCGGTATCGGCCGCTCCACCGCCGGCGCCATTGCCAGCATCAGCATGGGGATGAAGGCATCGATTCTGGATGGAAATGTGAAGCGGGTGTTGGCCCGCTATCACGCTGTGGAGGGCTGGCCCGGTCGCACAGCAGTCGCCAACAAACTCTGGCAATTGGCCGAGACCTATACCCCCGACACCCAGGGTAACCTTTACACTCAGGCCATCATGGACCTGGGCGCCACTCTTTGTACCCGCTCCACACCAAACTGCCACGGCTGCCCGCTAAAGAAATGCTGCAGGGCCCATGCCCAGGGCAATCCCCAGACGTATCCTCACAAGAAGCCGCGTCAGCAAAAACCCACACGTAGCGCCACCATGCTGCTGCTGGAATACGCTGGCCAAATCTATCTGGAGCAGCGCCCTGCCAAAGGCATCTGGGGCGGCCTCTGGTGCCCGCCCCAGTCTGACGACACCCAGGACTGGCTCAATCAACGGCGCTGGCGCGCCAGCACAATTCAGCCTCTGCCACCGCTGCGCCACACCTTTACCCATTTCCACCTGGATATTTCCCCGGTGTGGGTACAGCTCGCCAAAGCCCCCACACAAGTAGCAAAACGCGGTGTCGGCTGGTATAAATTGCGCAACTTGAATCGCCCTCGCGCCGCTCAGGAGGTAGGGTTGCCCGCACCAATCGTTAAGCTGGCTAAACAGCTACTTGCACTGCGGGCGCCCCTGCTGACCACGACCGACTGA
- a CDS encoding IS5 family transposase (programmed frameshift), with product MEITAQQYKIIEDFLPLQRGNVKISNLQVLNAILYIAEHGCKWRGLPKKFGRWHSVYMRANRWAKQGVLDRVFLALQENNVINIQVDHISLDSTAVKVHPDGTGAFKKNGPQSIGKSRAGWTTKIHMVAADHNRAVVFSLSPGQAGDAPEGRKLLKGLENCGWDGAKVIMDKAYEGNETRQLVFDLGMEPVVPPKSNRMSTWKYDVEAYKKRNEVERLFRRLKGFRRIFSRFDKLDVVFTFFIHFALIVDTLISVNRP from the exons ATGGAAATTACAGCGCAACAATACAAAATTATCGAAGATTTTCTGCCCCTTCAGCGCGGCAATGTGAAAATATCCAACTTACAAGTGCTGAACGCCATTCTTTACATAGCCGAGCATGGTTGCAAATGGCGAGGTCTGCCGAAGAAATTCGGCCGTTGGCACAGCGTCTACATGCGGGCGAATCGTTGGGCCAAGCAAGGTGTACTGGATAGGGTCTTTCTGGCCCTCCAGGAAAATAATGTGATCAATATCCAGGTCGATCATATCTCTCTTGATTCTACGGCTGTTAAAGTTCATCCAGATGGCACTGGCGCGT TTAAAAAAAACGGTCCTCAATCTATCGGCAAATCACGAGCAGGATGGACCACCAAGATTCATATGGTTGCAGCCGACCACAACCGCGCCGTAGTATTTTCTCTGTCACCGGGGCAGGCTGGAGACGCTCCGGAGGGCCGAAAGCTGCTGAAAGGCCTTGAGAACTGCGGTTGGGATGGTGCCAAAGTGATCATGGACAAGGCCTACGAGGGTAATGAAACCCGGCAGTTGGTATTCGATCTGGGCATGGAACCTGTCGTGCCACCGAAGAGTAACCGAATGAGCACCTGGAAATACGACGTGGAGGCGTACAAAAAACGAAATGAAGTGGAGAGGCTGTTTCGACGCCTGAAGGGCTTCAGAAGAATTTTCTCTCGTTTTGACAAACTGGATGTCGTTTTCACATTTTTTATTCACTTTGCGCTTATTGTCGACACTTTAATTAGTGTGAACAGGCCCTAA
- the hisH gene encoding imidazole glycerol phosphate synthase subunit HisH, whose translation MGKVAVLDYGMGNLHSVASALNQVAPDSEVVLATTPEQAQSAGHLLVPGVGAIRDCMAGFEAAGFAPLLKEAISAGVPVLGICVGMQIMMRHSEENNGVDCLDIFSQPVKFFGGDLPELPQGRHFKIPHMGWNCVQQTCKHPLWQGIVDRSRFYFVHSYYVPAVDNSEVAGQTEYGIPLAAALARGNIFATQFHPEKSARDGLQLLSNFVNWDGRT comes from the coding sequence ATGGGGAAAGTTGCGGTACTCGATTACGGCATGGGCAACCTGCACTCGGTGGCCAGTGCCCTGAATCAGGTGGCGCCGGATAGCGAGGTGGTACTGGCAACCACTCCGGAGCAGGCTCAAAGTGCTGGGCACCTGCTGGTGCCCGGCGTGGGGGCCATTCGCGACTGTATGGCGGGATTCGAGGCGGCGGGTTTTGCCCCCCTGTTGAAAGAAGCCATCTCCGCCGGTGTTCCGGTGCTGGGCATCTGTGTGGGCATGCAAATCATGATGCGCCACAGCGAGGAAAATAACGGGGTCGATTGCCTGGATATTTTTTCACAGCCGGTAAAATTTTTTGGCGGCGATCTGCCGGAGCTTCCGCAAGGGCGGCATTTCAAGATCCCGCATATGGGTTGGAACTGTGTGCAGCAAACCTGCAAACACCCTCTGTGGCAGGGTATTGTCGACCGCAGTCGCTTCTATTTTGTCCACAGTTATTATGTGCCCGCTGTCGATAACTCGGAGGTGGCGGGGCAAACGGAATACGGAATCCCCCTGGCTGCTGCTTTGGCGCGGGGAAATATCTTTGCCACCCAGTTCCATCCGGAAAAAAGTGCCCGAGATGGTCTGCAACTGCTGAGCAACTTTGTCAACTGGGATGGCCGCACCTGA
- a CDS encoding SOS response-associated peptidase family protein has protein sequence MCSVFDVDDHAGMERFLKEYGVHHPKRKLYGRRRRPTQRVSIVTARHGEPSVETAIWHLYMERDGDNWQKLDKRPEYRKSRCLIPTTAWVESLHAKNPVKFSYGEPFFFCGLYKTWGDRLSCSIITIATHPRTRRYHDKSLPMVARADQDFVQDWLSGGEDIASFGPYLHPHIEYAGHPLSVRPVERATSTHYTGEPLDLS, from the coding sequence ATGTGTAGTGTATTCGATGTGGATGATCACGCCGGTATGGAGCGCTTCCTAAAGGAGTATGGAGTACACCATCCGAAGCGCAAGTTGTATGGCCGCCGCAGACGGCCCACCCAGAGGGTTTCCATTGTCACTGCCAGGCATGGGGAGCCATCAGTTGAAACTGCAATCTGGCACCTGTATATGGAGCGCGACGGCGACAATTGGCAGAAGCTGGACAAGCGCCCCGAGTACCGCAAATCCCGCTGCCTGATCCCCACCACTGCCTGGGTCGAAAGCCTGCATGCCAAGAATCCGGTTAAATTTAGTTATGGGGAACCCTTTTTCTTTTGCGGGCTGTATAAGACCTGGGGCGACAGGTTGAGCTGTTCCATCATCACCATTGCGACCCATCCCAGGACCAGGAGATATCACGATAAATCCCTGCCCATGGTCGCGCGGGCCGATCAGGACTTTGTGCAGGACTGGCTCAGCGGAGGAGAGGATATCGCCTCCTTTGGACCCTACCTGCATCCGCATATTGAATACGCCGGTCATCCGCTGTCGGTGCGGCCGGTGGAAAGGGCGACTTCTACGCACTACACTGGCGAGCCGCTGGACCTTTCCTGA
- a CDS encoding ferritin-like domain-containing protein, producing MAIEYVDTAPNNIIEDSRPQITGEDIDSIVEIFNTPLTGSYNWDYDSADNRIRKLYELGKRLNWNASIDVDWAIELDKTEPPMEKEFNPYSDYPDFLALSREEQLRFGWHNQAWTLSQFLHGEQGALLVASQLVSCAPTYEAKLYAASQTFDEARHVEVFAKYLNDKVAIRYPVNKPLKLLLDKILTDPRWDLKFIGMQIIIEGLALAAFNTVKITCRDPLLKNIIHLVLRDEARHVSFGVNYLEAFVQSLSEQKKEERAKFAYEACCVMRERLIATDVFEHFGWDVEAARSHILKSDIMVHFRKLLFTRIVPNLKRIGLLPESFRDKYDALGILEFENLTSDAVIDWEEMAKPLYEDVDTP from the coding sequence ATGGCTATTGAATATGTAGATACAGCGCCCAATAACATCATTGAAGACTCAAGACCACAGATAACAGGAGAAGATATTGACAGTATTGTCGAAATCTTTAATACCCCTTTAACCGGATCCTACAACTGGGACTACGACTCTGCCGACAATCGTATTCGTAAGCTTTACGAATTGGGTAAACGGCTCAATTGGAACGCTTCTATCGATGTCGACTGGGCTATAGAGCTCGATAAAACAGAACCCCCAATGGAAAAGGAGTTTAATCCCTATAGCGACTACCCCGATTTTCTAGCCCTATCCCGTGAAGAGCAGCTCCGTTTTGGCTGGCACAACCAAGCCTGGACGCTGTCGCAGTTTCTCCATGGCGAACAAGGGGCCTTATTGGTCGCTTCGCAACTGGTCTCCTGCGCCCCGACCTATGAAGCCAAACTCTACGCCGCCTCTCAGACCTTTGATGAAGCCCGCCATGTAGAGGTCTTTGCCAAATATCTTAATGACAAAGTGGCTATCCGCTATCCGGTCAATAAGCCTCTCAAGCTGCTGCTCGATAAGATTCTTACCGACCCACGCTGGGATTTAAAGTTTATCGGTATGCAGATCATTATTGAAGGACTTGCCCTCGCCGCTTTCAATACTGTCAAAATTACCTGCAGAGATCCGCTGTTAAAAAATATCATTCATTTGGTGCTCCGCGATGAAGCACGTCATGTCTCCTTTGGCGTTAATTATTTAGAAGCGTTTGTACAATCACTGAGCGAACAAAAGAAAGAAGAGCGTGCTAAATTTGCCTATGAAGCCTGTTGTGTCATGCGTGAGAGACTGATTGCCACCGATGTCTTCGAACATTTTGGCTGGGATGTCGAGGCGGCAAGAAGCCATATTTTGAAGTCGGATATTATGGTTCATTTTAGAAAACTACTCTTTACCCGAATCGTGCCTAATCTTAAGCGTATCGGCTTGCTACCGGAATCATTCCGCGATAAATATGATGCTCTCGGTATATTAGAGTTTGAAAACCTCACCAGCGATGCCGTTATTGACTGGGAGGAGATGGCCAAGCCTCTCTATGAAGATGTCGACACCCCATAA
- the hisB gene encoding imidazoleglycerol-phosphate dehydratase HisB produces the protein MRKANVTRDTLETKIRVNLNLDGQGHGQFVTGVPFLEHMLDQIARHGMLDLDITCDGDTHIDDHHTVEDIGITFGKAIAEALGDKRGITRYGHSYVPLDEALSRVVIDFSGRPGLVMEVPFTQRRIGHFDTELFYEFFQGFVNHALVTVHIDCLRGHNAHHQVETVFKAFGRALRMALAPDPRMAGTMPSTKGVL, from the coding sequence ATGCGCAAGGCAAACGTCACCCGTGACACCCTGGAAACCAAGATACGTGTCAACCTGAATCTGGATGGCCAGGGTCATGGCCAGTTTGTAACGGGGGTCCCCTTTCTTGAGCATATGCTCGATCAAATTGCCCGCCACGGTATGCTTGACTTGGATATCACCTGTGACGGTGATACACATATTGACGATCACCATACCGTGGAGGATATCGGGATCACCTTCGGCAAGGCCATTGCCGAGGCGCTGGGGGACAAGAGAGGCATTACCCGCTACGGCCACAGCTATGTGCCCCTGGATGAGGCCCTCTCCAGGGTGGTGATCGACTTTTCCGGGCGTCCCGGTCTGGTGATGGAGGTCCCTTTTACCCAGAGACGTATTGGTCATTTCGACACGGAACTGTTTTACGAATTTTTCCAGGGGTTTGTAAACCACGCCCTGGTGACGGTACATATCGACTGTCTGCGTGGCCACAATGCTCACCACCAAGTGGAAACGGTGTTTAAGGCCTTTGGCCGCGCCCTGCGCATGGCGCTGGCCCCAGATCCGCGTATGGCGGGTACCATGCCCTCTACCAAGGGGGTGTTGTGA
- a CDS encoding oxidative damage protection protein, whose amino-acid sequence MSRTVFCRKYQQELEGLDTPPFPGPKGMDIFEHVSKKAWQEWLSHQTMLINEKHLNMMEPSSRTYLSEQMQKFLSGGEYDLVEGYAPPEGP is encoded by the coding sequence ATGTCCAGAACCGTATTCTGCCGCAAATACCAACAAGAGCTGGAGGGACTGGACACCCCCCCCTTCCCTGGCCCCAAGGGTATGGATATTTTTGAACACGTCTCCAAAAAAGCCTGGCAGGAGTGGCTGTCTCACCAGACCATGCTGATCAATGAAAAGCATCTGAACATGATGGAGCCGTCCAGCCGCACCTACCTGAGCGAACAGATGCAGAAGTTTCTAAGCGGTGGGGAGTACGATCTGGTGGAGGGTTACGCCCCCCCAGAGGGCCCCTAA
- a CDS encoding AsmA family protein, whose product MAWIKRTFIALLIIFLLLAGAVAWLLVGLDVNQYKPQFEKLAAKQGIALKLDGDISWQLWPQLGLQLSDVQLAPLQLPRETLVRAERIAVGVALKPLLQRRIEAREVVLVAPQIEFSVDSEGRSNWQRVSQALEAQRKLPPKLDIPKHTQQPAQQSIQFSLEKLRIQQGLVAYRDARTGREFKLADLRVTADNLIPGGETGQLSADAEVRGSSLQAPLKLQLESTLALDESLNGLRLQPLQLGFAADNGARATVHLRGYLRRDNSNQPWRVQMNLNASADPLRPWLALTETAFTPRDDTALQKLSIEASIEGSEQKLDLTPLQLRLDSTAFSGSAQVRNAELPGLDLSLRGGTFNLDNYLPSPPEENAGETQAPEASRAAKQIQPAPKAHTVQPAASARIGKGTRQATTEPLPLSALRGFTANISLALDQLHAAGLQLVSPELQLTVDNGLYRLQKLSASIYGGQLDTNGELNARAQSAEAQVHGGLTGVDLGKVQEALFPDRKVQLAGAASLNWDALTKGKTSRSLQQNLRASAVLSSRELSIAPFNLEKGLCQLFSYAENTPMPNRDWPAKTHLQDLRATITIKGQEVKVGDLLAGIENIALTGDGTVNLKRQNFDFALGLSLVGQNTSADGCTVKNPRLRNRPLPLRCKGQFDDIDIGTCKPDSRRLDDLLREELKYKAKKKYGEKVEEKVDELKEKLKNLFGR is encoded by the coding sequence ATGGCCTGGATCAAGCGCACCTTTATCGCCCTTTTGATCATTTTCCTGCTGCTCGCCGGCGCAGTTGCCTGGCTGCTGGTGGGCCTCGATGTAAACCAATACAAGCCCCAATTTGAGAAGCTCGCCGCCAAACAGGGCATTGCCCTCAAACTCGACGGGGATATCAGCTGGCAGCTCTGGCCGCAGCTGGGCCTGCAACTGAGCGACGTACAGCTGGCCCCGCTGCAGCTTCCCCGGGAAACACTGGTGCGTGCGGAGCGTATCGCCGTGGGTGTCGCCCTCAAACCCCTTCTGCAGCGCCGTATAGAGGCCCGGGAAGTTGTGCTGGTGGCACCGCAGATCGAATTCTCCGTGGACAGCGAAGGGCGCAGCAACTGGCAACGGGTCAGCCAGGCGCTGGAAGCACAGCGCAAGCTGCCCCCCAAACTGGATATCCCCAAACACACGCAGCAGCCCGCCCAGCAGAGCATACAATTCAGCCTGGAAAAACTGCGCATCCAGCAGGGCCTTGTCGCCTATCGCGATGCCCGCACCGGCAGGGAATTCAAACTGGCAGATTTGCGCGTCACTGCCGACAACCTGATTCCCGGGGGCGAGACAGGACAGCTCAGCGCCGACGCCGAGGTACGCGGCAGCAGCCTGCAGGCCCCCTTGAAGCTGCAACTGGAGAGTACCCTCGCTCTGGATGAAAGTCTCAACGGACTGCGCCTGCAGCCCCTGCAGCTGGGTTTTGCCGCTGACAACGGCGCCAGAGCCACGGTACACCTGCGCGGTTACTTGCGCCGTGACAACAGCAATCAGCCCTGGCGGGTGCAAATGAACCTCAACGCCAGTGCTGACCCCCTGCGCCCCTGGCTGGCGTTGACCGAAACGGCATTTACCCCCCGTGACGATACCGCCCTGCAAAAACTCAGTATCGAGGCCAGTATCGAGGGCTCGGAACAGAAACTGGACCTGACGCCCTTGCAACTGCGGCTTGACAGCACTGCCTTCAGTGGCAGTGCCCAGGTGCGCAATGCCGAACTGCCGGGCCTCGACCTGAGCCTGCGCGGCGGAACTTTTAACCTGGATAACTACCTGCCCTCCCCGCCAGAAGAAAATGCCGGGGAGACACAAGCGCCTGAGGCTTCCCGGGCGGCCAAGCAGATTCAGCCCGCCCCCAAGGCCCACACGGTACAGCCCGCTGCGTCAGCCCGCATTGGAAAAGGGACCCGGCAGGCTACCACAGAGCCCCTGCCCCTCAGCGCCCTGCGCGGCTTTACCGCCAATATCAGCCTGGCCCTCGACCAGTTGCACGCCGCCGGTCTGCAACTGGTCAGCCCCGAGCTGCAGCTCACCGTGGACAACGGTCTCTACCGCCTTCAGAAGCTCAGCGCCAGTATTTACGGCGGCCAACTCGATACCAATGGTGAACTCAACGCGCGCGCGCAGTCCGCCGAAGCCCAGGTGCACGGCGGCCTCACCGGGGTGGATCTCGGCAAGGTACAGGAGGCCCTCTTCCCCGACAGGAAAGTGCAGCTGGCCGGCGCGGCCAGTCTCAACTGGGACGCACTCACCAAGGGCAAAACCAGCAGAAGCCTGCAACAAAACCTGCGCGCCTCTGCGGTGCTCTCCAGCAGGGAGCTGTCCATTGCACCGTTCAATCTGGAGAAGGGCCTGTGCCAGCTTTTCAGCTATGCGGAAAACACCCCGATGCCGAATCGGGACTGGCCCGCCAAAACCCATCTGCAGGATTTGCGGGCTACGATCACGATCAAAGGTCAGGAGGTGAAAGTAGGCGATCTACTCGCGGGCATCGAGAATATTGCCTTGACCGGAGACGGCACGGTAAATCTGAAAAGACAGAACTTCGATTTCGCTCTAGGTCTCTCCCTGGTGGGCCAAAACACCTCTGCCGACGGCTGTACGGTAAAAAATCCGCGCTTGCGCAATCGCCCACTGCCACTGCGATGCAAGGGCCAATTCGACGATATTGATATCGGCACCTGCAAACCCGACAGCCGCCGCCTGGACGATTTGTTGCGCGAAGAACTGAAGTACAAAGCCAAAAAGAAATACGGCGAAAAAGTGGAGGAAAAGGTCGACGAACTGAAAGAAAAACTGAAAAATCTCTTCGGTCGCTGA
- the hisA gene encoding 1-(5-phosphoribosyl)-5-[(5-phosphoribosylamino)methylideneamino]imidazole-4-carboxamide isomerase encodes MIVIPAIDLKDGQCVRLRQGEMDRATVFSDDPLATARHWVQQGARRLHLVDLNGAFAGNPVNEEAVTAIASEFPDLPVQIGGGIRSLHTIEQYLNAGVNWAIIGTAAVKNPQLVQEACREFEGHIIVGLDAKDGLVATEGWAELSGLQASELARRFADSGVSSIVYTDIARDGMMQGVNIKATLEVAQAVQVPVIASGGIGSLGDIQQLLDAGGIYGAITGRALYEGELNLGEAQRLCSRGE; translated from the coding sequence ATGATTGTAATTCCCGCGATTGACTTGAAGGACGGCCAGTGCGTGCGCCTGCGCCAGGGTGAAATGGACCGTGCCACGGTGTTTTCTGACGATCCCCTGGCCACCGCCCGGCACTGGGTGCAGCAAGGGGCACGGCGTTTACACCTTGTGGACCTGAATGGTGCCTTTGCCGGTAACCCGGTCAATGAAGAGGCTGTCACCGCTATTGCCAGCGAATTCCCGGATCTGCCGGTGCAGATTGGCGGTGGCATCCGCAGCTTGCACACCATAGAGCAGTACCTGAATGCCGGGGTCAACTGGGCCATTATCGGCACTGCCGCGGTGAAGAATCCGCAATTGGTACAAGAGGCCTGCCGCGAGTTTGAGGGGCACATTATTGTTGGCCTCGATGCCAAAGATGGCCTGGTGGCCACCGAGGGGTGGGCCGAGTTATCCGGACTGCAGGCCAGTGAACTGGCCAGGCGTTTTGCCGATTCCGGTGTCAGCTCGATCGTGTACACGGATATTGCCCGCGATGGCATGATGCAGGGTGTCAATATCAAGGCCACCCTGGAAGTGGCGCAGGCAGTGCAGGTGCCCGTCATCGCCTCCGGCGGTATCGGCAGCCTCGGGGATATCCAGCAACTGCTGGATGCCGGGGGTATCTACGGTGCGATTACCGGTCGTGCACTCTATGAAGGCGAGCTCAACCTGGGCGAGGCGCAGCGACTCTGCAGTCGGGGGGAATAA
- a CDS encoding TonB-dependent receptor, with protein MIKFNTLALAIASLATPAVYAAQENTPPLEEVSVTVSPLDKPADAVAAPVSILSGNALRSAASATLGQTLQDQLGVANASFGSGVGLPVIRGQSANRVKILSDNLDVADASNTSSDHAASIEPLLAERIEILRGPAALRYGSGAIGGVVNVIDGRIPTVVPQELEGALELRHNTADSLDASVFRLGGGTGQLAWYLDGVYRENGDTEIPGLAILERGDAHEEHEEHGEDEHEEEFNTNGFVGNTNARAHSYSGGVSWITDSGYVGLSVNRLKNNYGIPLGTHEHHHEDEEDHEGEDHDELEHDEHGEPEAVRIDMAQTRYDLKGEHRFDSDNWDKLRVRIGYNDYEHTELEGGVPGTRFTNQAWEGRVELTHDSGGEWRGAYGLQLMDKDFAAMGGEEAFIQPSRTRSAGAFAMKERAWDNWHLDLGARLERVDIDPQSGSERDYSLLSASSTLQYFFADHQHLSFGATRSERAPVAEELFADGAHLAEFRYVLGNSDLDKEAAINFELGYHHHNGQAKGWHALQFEASLFYNRIGDYIYAKNTEDFKEELPVYQYTNRDATFYGAEVSATLPLRETLYLTLFGDMVRARFDNTIAGESSYVPRMPPLRAGLALGADYDRWGWEWRTVQAADQDRVGPFEEPTDGYTRMDLKAHYNFTIGGSDAVFFASAHNLLDEEIRYSTSLLRDFAPAPGRSFEAGVRFIF; from the coding sequence ATGATCAAATTCAATACTTTGGCCCTGGCTATCGCCAGCCTCGCCACACCTGCAGTTTATGCCGCACAAGAAAACACTCCCCCCCTGGAAGAGGTCAGTGTGACCGTATCCCCGCTGGACAAGCCCGCAGATGCCGTGGCAGCGCCGGTCTCCATCCTCTCGGGCAACGCCCTGCGCAGTGCCGCCTCCGCCACACTGGGCCAGACTCTTCAGGACCAGCTCGGAGTGGCAAATGCCTCCTTTGGCAGCGGCGTGGGACTGCCCGTGATCCGCGGGCAGAGCGCCAACCGGGTAAAGATCCTCAGCGATAACCTGGATGTGGCGGACGCTTCCAACACCAGCTCCGACCACGCCGCCAGTATCGAACCCCTACTGGCTGAGCGTATTGAGATCCTGCGCGGCCCCGCCGCCCTGCGCTACGGCAGTGGTGCGATCGGCGGTGTGGTGAATGTTATCGACGGACGTATCCCCACGGTAGTCCCCCAGGAACTTGAGGGTGCGCTGGAGCTGCGCCACAACACCGCCGACAGCCTGGACGCCTCCGTCTTTCGTTTGGGTGGCGGCACCGGGCAGCTGGCCTGGTATCTGGATGGGGTCTACCGGGAAAATGGCGATACGGAAATTCCCGGCCTCGCTATCCTGGAGCGCGGCGATGCGCATGAGGAACATGAGGAACATGGCGAAGACGAGCACGAGGAAGAATTCAATACCAATGGATTTGTGGGCAATACCAATGCCCGTGCCCACAGTTACAGCGGCGGAGTCTCCTGGATCACCGACAGCGGCTATGTGGGCCTATCGGTAAACCGCCTCAAAAACAACTATGGCATCCCGCTGGGTACCCACGAACACCACCACGAAGATGAAGAGGACCACGAGGGCGAGGATCACGACGAACTTGAGCACGACGAGCACGGCGAGCCGGAAGCGGTGCGTATCGATATGGCGCAGACCCGCTACGACCTGAAAGGGGAGCACCGTTTCGACAGTGATAACTGGGACAAGCTGCGCGTGCGTATCGGTTACAACGACTACGAACACACGGAACTGGAGGGCGGTGTGCCCGGCACCCGCTTTACCAACCAGGCCTGGGAGGGACGCGTGGAACTGACCCACGACAGCGGCGGTGAATGGCGCGGCGCCTACGGGCTGCAACTTATGGACAAAGATTTCGCCGCTATGGGTGGTGAAGAGGCATTTATCCAGCCTTCGCGCACCCGCAGTGCCGGTGCCTTCGCGATGAAGGAGCGGGCCTGGGACAACTGGCACCTGGACTTGGGCGCGCGCCTGGAGCGGGTAGACATCGACCCGCAAAGCGGCAGTGAGCGCGACTACTCACTGCTGAGCGCCAGCAGCACGCTCCAGTACTTCTTCGCCGACCACCAGCACCTCAGTTTCGGTGCCACCCGCTCAGAGCGTGCGCCGGTAGCAGAGGAATTGTTTGCCGACGGCGCTCACCTGGCCGAGTTCCGCTATGTGCTGGGCAATAGCGACTTGGACAAAGAGGCTGCAATCAACTTTGAACTGGGTTATCACCACCACAATGGACAGGCCAAAGGCTGGCACGCCTTACAGTTTGAGGCCAGTCTTTTTTACAACCGTATTGGTGACTACATCTACGCAAAAAATACAGAGGATTTCAAAGAGGAGTTACCGGTTTACCAATACACCAATCGCGATGCGACTTTTTACGGCGCAGAGGTGTCCGCCACACTGCCCCTGCGGGAAACACTCTACCTGACCCTGTTCGGCGATATGGTCCGTGCCCGCTTTGACAACACCATTGCCGGCGAGAGTTCCTATGTGCCGCGCATGCCACCTCTGCGGGCCGGCCTGGCCCTAGGTGCGGACTATGACCGGTGGGGCTGGGAATGGCGCACGGTACAGGCGGCTGACCAGGACCGTGTTGGCCCCTTTGAAGAACCCACCGATGGCTACACCCGCATGGACCTGAAGGCCCATTACAATTTCACTATCGGCGGCAGCGATGCGGTGTTCTTTGCCAGCGCGCACAACCTGCTCGATGAGGAAATACGTTACTCCACCTCCCTGTTGCGGGACTTTGCGCCAGCTCCAGGTCGCAGCTTTGAGGCGGGCGTACGGTTTATTTTCTGA